One segment of Brassica napus cultivar Da-Ae chromosome C3, Da-Ae, whole genome shotgun sequence DNA contains the following:
- the LOC106429607 gene encoding BEL1-like homeodomain protein 7: protein MSTYYKSSSGSSDIYSRPNASEFVPENAMIYTNPAVSYFPGEANNVSASKEIQELSSFGGVASQAVEIQDSGSWRDQEDRTCFPVMMRPTTGQGLSLGISSQIETQVVSGFHNSKYLEAAQELLDEAVNVKKALKQFQPEGDKTEEDKEKNLQESITNPDLPQAERQELQNKLSKLLSILDEVDRRYKQYYHQMQIVVSSFDVIAGCGAAKPYTALALQTISRHFRCLRDAISGQILVIRRSLGGEHDGLDGRGVGISRLRNVDQKVRQQRALQRLGVMQPHAWRPQRGLPDSSVLILRAWLFEHFLHPYPKDSDKIMLARQTGLSRGQVSNWFINARVRLWKPMVEEMYKEEFTDALEENVTNLYSGNNRPETTESQEQQLVSSSNNGGASTSAVARGGEDQLMMVTEMTRNGSGGMSLTLGIPDNYENSFQYLNSGNGQHRLGSSQLLQDFVA, encoded by the exons ATGTCAACTTATTACAAAAGTAGTAGTGGCTCAAGTGACATTTATTCCAGACCAAATGCATCCGAGTTTGTCCCTGAAAACGCAATGATCTACACGAATCCTGCGGTTTCTTACTTTCCGGGAGAAGCTAACAATGTCTCAGCTTCAAAAGAGATTCAAGAACTGTCTAGTTTCGGTGGAGTAGCTTCACAAGCGGTGGAGATTCAAGATTCTGGTTCTTGGAGAGATCAAGAAGACAGGACCTGCTTCCCGGTGATGATGCGTCCCACCACGGGACAGGGACTGTCCCTTGGCATCAGCTCGCAGATTGAGACACAAGTTGTTTCAGGCTTTCACAACTCAAAGTATCTCGAGGCTGCTCAAGAGCTTCTGGATGAAGCTGTTAATGTTAAGAAAGCTTTGAAGCAGTTTCAGCCAGAGGGAGACAAGActgaagaagacaaagagaagAATCTTCAAGAATCAATCACGAACCCTGATTTACCTCAAGCAGAGAGACAAGAACTGCAGAACAAGTTGTCTAAACTGTTATCGATATTAGACGAG GTGGACAGAAGATACAAGCAGTATTACCATCAGATGCAGATAGTTGTATCATCTTTCGATGTAATAGCCGGATGCGGAGCAGCTAAACCATACACGGCTCTTGCGCTTCAGACAATCTCAAGGCACTTCCGTTGCTTGAGGGATGCAATATCAGGACAAATCTTGGTGATAAGGAGAAGTTTAGGAGGAGAACATGATGGATTAGATGGGAGAGGAGTTGGTATAAGCAGGTTAAGGAACGTTGATCAAAAGGTAAGGCAGCAGAGAGCGTTGCAGAGGTTAGGCGTGATGCAACCTCACGCTTGGCGGCCTCAACGCGGTCTACCTGATTCCTCTGTTTTGATACTCCGTGCTTGGCTATTTGAGCATTTTCTCCACCC TTATCCAAAGGATTCGGACAAGATCATGCTAGCTAGACAAACAGGGTTAAGCAGAGGCCAG GTGTCGAACTGGTTTATAAACGCGCGTGTGCGTCTCTGGAAACCGATGGTGGAGGAGATGTACAAGGAAGAGTTCACAGATGCATTGGAGGAGAATGTTACCAACTTGTATTCCGGAAACAACAGACCAGAAACCACCGAGTCCCAAGAACAGCAACTCGTGTCTAGTTCCAACAATGGTGGGGCAAGCACTAGCGCGGTGGCACGTGGTGGTGAAGACCAGCTAATGATGGTCACCGAGATGACAAGAAATGGCAGTGGTGGGATGTCTTTAACATTAGGCATTCCGGACAACTACGAGAATAGTTTCCAGTATTTAAACTCTGGCAACGGCCAGCACCGGCTTGGCTCTTCTCAGTTGTTGCAGGATTTTGTAGCTTGA